The genomic segment CCGCCAGCGTGAGCGAACAGGAAAATGCCGAGAAGCAGGCCGACTTAAAACTCAAGACAGCCAGCACTGAGTATGCCCGCGCCGAGGCGCGCCGGCTGGAAAAACTCGAATCTTTTACCCGGATAACTGCGCCATTTACCGGCGCCATCACAGCCCGTAATATCGATACAGGCGATCTCATCGTCGCCGGCTCCGGCAAGGAACTCTTCCATCTCGCTCAAACGGGAAATCTTCGTGTGTTTGTTCAGGTTCCCCAGACAATGGCTCGAGGTATCCGGTCTGGCCAAACCGCCGACATGACCGTTTCTGAGCTTCCCGGCCGGACGTTTAAGCCCAGAGTGATCCGCACTGCGGGCGTCATGGCGTCGGACTCAAGAACCCTCCTTGTAGAACTTGAACTCAAGAACCCGAAGGGGGAGATCATGGCGGGAGGTTATGCCCAGGTACGCTTTACTGAGGCAAAAATGGAAGCAGCGCTGACGCTTCCAGCGAACACGGTCCTGTTTCGCCCGGAGGGGCCGCAGGTGGGCATCGTGCAGCCTGACGGTAAGGTTGAGCTACGCACCGTGAAGCTCGGACGCGATTTCGGGCAAACAATTGAAATACTGACAGGCGTGAGCCCCAAGGACCGTGTCATCGTGAACCCCTCAGACTCGCTCGCGACTGGCGCGTTGGTATCCGTTGCCCAAGCTGACAAAAAGGAGAAGAGCCGATGAAGATGACTCAACAGCCCGCTCACCTCGTAGCAAGAATTTGCCGTATCGCCGTTTTCCCGGCGCTGATAATGATGGCAATAGTGTTGGTGATGAACGGTTGCGCGG from the Pseudomonadota bacterium genome contains:
- a CDS encoding efflux RND transporter periplasmic adaptor subunit; the encoded protein is MSSKKDKSEEQLNQTKTETGISRSPAKFWLTAAVVAVLVIIGIVAGLIPRLHQRAGLRAETKESSVPTVAVVSPKPGQSASNLSLPAEIKALVETPIYARANGYLKRRLVDIGSQVKEGQLLAEIDAPELNQELARARAQLNQAEAALGLSKVTADRWAGLLKTASVSEQENAEKQADLKLKTASTEYARAEARRLEKLESFTRITAPFTGAITARNIDTGDLIVAGSGKELFHLAQTGNLRVFVQVPQTMARGIRSGQTADMTVSELPGRTFKPRVIRTAGVMASDSRTLLVELELKNPKGEIMAGGYAQVRFTEAKMEAALTLPANTVLFRPEGPQVGIVQPDGKVELRTVKLGRDFGQTIEILTGVSPKDRVIVNPSDSLATGALVSVAQADKKEKSR